The window ACTTGCCAGCCAGAGCCATAGCAAACTCCTTGAATGTGGCTGTTGATTATGATGCTGCAACTAGCAGCGTATTATTTGGTGAAAAAGTTGAAGGCACTCCTATTAACGCCGATCAAGTCTTTTATCAAGCTGTTAAAGATCCTAAATTAACACAATACAAAAACAAAGATTATGTCGAAGTTATCAGAGAGATAGGCACATCAGATTCTAACTTCACATTAAAACCTAAGAAAAAGTTCCAAACCCTTTATTTGCAAGTTGCTGCTATTGGAACTGATGTCGATATTAAAATTGTAGATAGTAACTCAAGATTATTAAAACAAGATACTGTAACGGTTGATGATGGTTTGAAAGTGATAGAAGCTACTATCGCAGGACTAGATGAAGTTACTGTGCACTATGCGACTGATAAGGATACAAAAGAAACTGGTGTTTTTATACCACTATCAACCTCATATTATAAGTAATGAATGAAAGAATGAATAAGTGTAAAAAGAAGATTAACATTGGAGTTATATAAACATCAAGTTTTGTTTACGTAAACCGTGAACGATAGTGAAGGAGCTTATCTCGCGGCAGCTCCTCTTTTTGTTCATTCAAGTAACGGTCAGAATAGCTGAATAACTTACCTACTGAGGAAGATAAGCTGAGAGCAGTTGAACGAATGTATAAAGATTAGCCACCTTCGAAGGGTGGTTATTTTATTTGTATTGAAGGGGTTGGGGGTAGTTTACATCAAAATGAAGTTGCCTGAATGAGCACTTACATATTCTGATTACGAAGCTAAATGGCAAATAACCTATGGTCTTTAACTGCCTTTTAAAGTGGTAGTACTTTCTATTTTATTGCGCGGGATTGTTGTCACAATGGCAGCCTATGCGTTTGTTCGTTTAAATTTCAAAGGAAAAAGCGTGCTGCTCTTCCTGTCCCTATCTACATTAGCTATACCCTCTGATACCACAATTGTTGCAAGATACTTATAATATAAGTACTTGCACATGTTAAACACCCATTGGGCGCTTATTATTCCAGCTGTGTTCGATGTGTTCTTTTTATTTCTCTTGAGACAATTTTTTATGGGGGTTCCTAAAGAGATCACAGAAGCGGCAATTATTGATGGCTGCTCACATTATCGTGTTTATTATCGAATTATTCTCCCGCTTGCGGTTCCGGCTTTAATGACAATGGTCATTTTCTCTTTCGTTTACATTTGGAATGATTTTGCGGGTCCATTTATATTTATCTCGAGCCAGAAGCTACAATTGGTAACCGTGGGACTTCAATATTTCACATCGGTTGCGGGAGCTAATTATTCGCTCCAAATGGCGGGGGCTTCCATTGTCGTGCTGTTACCCATCATCCTGTTCACATTCGCTCAAAAGTATTTTATAGAAGGAATTGCTTCGAGTGGAGTTAAGGGTTAGAAATAAAGGATTCTCCCATGACTCTGTGGTATTAATTATGAAACGATATACTGTCTCTTGGAGATAAGGAGTGCTATGCTGACCAAAGAACAAATTCAAATCCGTGATCCGTTCGTACTGGCTGACAAAGATGAAAAGAAATATTATCTCTACGGAACGACGGATAAAAATGTATGGGAAGGAAAAGCGACTGGCTTTGATGTGTATGTGAGCAACGACCTTGACCACTGGGAAGGACCATTCCCCGCTTTTCGGCCGGAAGAAGGCTTCTGGGCGGATCGGCATTACTGGGCGCCTGAAGTGTACCTTTATGATGGCATGTATTTTATGTTTGCTAGCTTTAAGGCGAACGGCAAGTGCAGGGGTACGCAAATTCTTGTATCCGATTATCCGGGTGGGCCCTTCAGGCTTCATTCAGACGGACCTGTTACACCTGAGGATTGGGAATGCTTGGATGGGACGCTGTATGTCGACGAGGCTGGCCATCCTTGGATGATATTTTGCCATGAATGGCTGCAGGTACAGGACGGCGAGATGTGTGCTATTGCATTAAGCAAAGACTTGAAAACCGCTTCCGGAGAGCCGGTGCTTCTATTTCATGCTTC is drawn from Paenibacillus sp. V4I7 and contains these coding sequences:
- a CDS encoding stalk domain-containing protein yields the protein MKKSIITLIGASLLLSTSAGVYAGANLEEIQAYLNNDLKVKVNGKQIQLLDADGSVVTPITFNGNTYLPARAIANSLNVAVDYDAATSSVLFGEKVEGTPINADQVFYQAVKDPKLTQYKNKDYVEVIREIGTSDSNFTLKPKKKFQTLYLQVAAIGTDVDIKIVDSNSRLLKQDTVTVDDGLKVIEATIAGLDEVTVHYATDKDTKETGVFIPLSTSYYK
- a CDS encoding carbohydrate ABC transporter permease codes for the protein MLNTHWALIIPAVFDVFFLFLLRQFFMGVPKEITEAAIIDGCSHYRVYYRIILPLAVPALMTMVIFSFVYIWNDFAGPFIFISSQKLQLVTVGLQYFTSVAGANYSLQMAGASIVVLLPIILFTFAQKYFIEGIASSGVKG